In Solanum pennellii chromosome 7, SPENNV200, the following are encoded in one genomic region:
- the LOC107026589 gene encoding elongation of fatty acids protein A-like: MEGLYSNIHYYLVEHPTISQFEWKQGHTFGSSISFLTISVSVYLCLTLLSIRLSTFIPTLTTTTIRNFTAIHSLILCLLSLLMVIAGILSVLHQMPPHDWKWIVCFPGANHTLPRGPVFFWIYICYLSKILEFIDTLLIVLSSSRSRRLSFLHVYHHTLVTVLGYIGLQYAQSMLGLALIVNASIHVIMYAYYFLSAIGKRPWWKKVVTNCQIYQFMLGFIISALMLYYHFTTEFGCTGVGAWCFGIVFNASLLVLFLDFHSKNYNNNVKKEL, encoded by the coding sequence ATGGAAGGTCTTTACTCCAACATCCATTACTATCTTGTTGAACATCCAACAATCAGCCAATTTGAATGGAAACAAGGTCACACTTTTGGttcttccatttcttttcttACTATTTCCGTCTCTGTTTACTTATGTCTGACTCTCTTGTCGATTCGTTTATCTACATTTATCCCTACCCTCACTACCACCACCATTCGCAACTTTACCGCGATACACAGCCTCATTCTTTGTCTCCTCTCTCTACTCATGGTCATTGCCGGCATCCTTTCTGTCTTACACCAAATGCCACCTCATGATTGGAAGTGGATCGTATGTTTTCCCGGTGCCAATCATACTCTTCCACGTGGACCTGTGTTCTTTTggatttatatttgttatctttcaaaaattcttgaatttattgaTACACTCTTAATCGTCCTAAGTAGTTCTAGATCAAGAAGGTTATCGTTCCTTCATGTCTATCACCACACACTTGTGACGGTTCTTGGTTATATTGGGCTTCAATATGCACAGTCCATGTTGGGACTTGCTCTTATAGTCAACGCTTCGATTCATGTTATAATGTATGCGTATTATTTCTTATCCGCGATAGGGAAAAGGCCATGGTGGAAAAAAGTGGTGACAAATTgtcaaatatatcaatttatgcTAGGGTTTATAATATCGGCTTTGATGTTGTATTATCACTTTACAACTGAGTTTGGATGCACTGGAGTAGGAGCATGGTGTTTTGGTATtgtttttaatgcatcattattagtgctctttcttgattttcattCCAAGAATTATAACAACAACGTCAAGAAAGAGCTCTAA